A single window of Candidatus Limnocylindria bacterium DNA harbors:
- the pdxS gene encoding pyridoxal 5'-phosphate synthase lyase subunit PdxS, with translation MASPQNTNGANGSTGTWTLKSGLARMLKGGVIMDVVTADQARIAEDAGAVAVMALERVPADIRAAGGVARMSDPQKIIEIMGAVTIPVMAKCRIGHFAEAQVLQALGVDYIDESEVLTPADVQFHVQKHDFKVPFVCGARDLGEALRRIHEGAAMIRSKGEAGTGNIVEAVTHLRAITSAIRALAELKDTGLDAKAEEYRVPVELVRDVATNQRLPVVLFCAGGISTPADAALTMQLGAEGNFVGSGIYKSGEPARFAKAIVEATTHFTDAKLIADVSRGLGEPMRGITLETIPAGERLAVRGW, from the coding sequence ATGGCCTCTCCGCAGAACACCAACGGCGCGAACGGTTCCACCGGTACCTGGACGCTGAAAAGCGGGCTCGCTCGGATGCTGAAGGGCGGCGTGATCATGGATGTGGTCACTGCCGATCAGGCGCGGATCGCGGAAGACGCCGGTGCCGTCGCGGTCATGGCCCTGGAACGCGTGCCGGCCGACATCCGCGCAGCGGGCGGTGTCGCACGGATGAGCGACCCGCAGAAGATCATCGAGATCATGGGCGCCGTGACCATTCCGGTCATGGCGAAGTGTCGCATCGGACACTTCGCCGAGGCGCAGGTGCTCCAGGCGCTCGGCGTCGACTACATCGACGAGAGCGAGGTCCTCACGCCCGCGGACGTCCAATTCCACGTTCAGAAGCACGACTTCAAGGTGCCGTTCGTGTGCGGCGCGCGAGACCTTGGTGAGGCGCTTCGTCGCATCCACGAGGGCGCTGCGATGATCCGCAGCAAAGGCGAGGCCGGCACCGGCAACATCGTCGAGGCCGTCACGCACCTGCGCGCGATCACCTCCGCGATCCGCGCGCTCGCCGAGCTCAAGGACACGGGGCTGGACGCGAAGGCCGAGGAATACCGCGTCCCGGTCGAACTGGTGCGCGACGTCGCGACGAATCAGCGTCTTCCGGTCGTCCTCTTCTGTGCCGGCGGTATCTCCACGCCTGCCGACGCCGCGCTGACAATGCAACTCGGGGCGGAAGGAAACTTCGTCGGCTCGGGGATCTACAAGTCGGGAGAGCCCGCGCGCTTCGCGAAGGCGATCGTCGAGGCGACGACCCACTTCACCGACGCGAAGCTCATCGCCGATGTCTCGCGCGGTCTCGGCGAGCCGATGCGCGGCATCACCCTCGAGACCATCCCCGCCGGCGAACGCCTTGCCGTCCGCGGCTGGTAA